The window TCTTGCACAACTATTTTGCAAtaggaaatctttttttttttttttttccgataTAATGAGGCAGTGTTTAAACACTAACTCAGTTACATCCACAGCATCCCTTATATCAGATAAGAAGATATCTGTTCCAATATCCTCTGATTTCCATCTTCTCATCTTCCCCTCTTTACCAAGAATGGTATTTTCAAAGTGAATGTATTTCCAGGAAAcagcgtctgtgtgtctgttgtctgGCTGACTGTTTCACCTTCTGACTagacacagaggaacacaaagGGAAGCACGGGGGAACACGCGGCTAGATACTCATATAAACAGCAATTACAGATTATTGTCTGGGCTTTTGATGAATTGCAGGAGATGTACAGTACACGGTTATATCTTGGTGGAATTAATGAAGAAACATATTGAAAATTCTAGATTTATACTGCGTTTCATACATGGTGCAAGGTCAACAGGACCGTACATTCACCGTGTAGCGTCAGACACAGAATAttagagacaaagaaatgtatCTGCTTACATCAATTCAcagctctgtgctgtgactgtgtATATAACCACAACATGGTGTGCAGACAGGAAAGGCAGgtatttttaaaagctttaCTTAGCACATTTTACTTATAATTATGgataaagactttttttttttttttccttgggaAATGCACAAGCTGCCTGGCAATGTGTGAAAAATGAGCTCCAACTTTATTAGCTGCAACAAGTGACGTATATGTTAATGCATCAATTTTTataatacaataatataatatacattattctgaaatgatcCATTGTGCAAGCTGTATAATTACTTTTTGTACTtatgtatattttgatgctCATACCTCTGTACTGGTACTTCAAATTTTAGGTAAGTGCAagtgtatttttacactgtggtattggACGTAGACGTGAGCACTTGCTCCACCACTGACCTACTGTGCCAGCAGAAAGTACGACatagaacaaaaacaaaaattaatttTCAAATCGGGACAGCCTGGAAATCTGTTGATGGAAGACAACACAGTGCAGAAGTGAGCAGGATGGagcagaaacatgcacacaggagGTGCATAAAACCCTTCACAGAGACCGTCTCGCTCGTGCATACTCACACAGACCAACAGTcctcaaacagacacagaatgagCCCGACCTGCACTGGGCGTAAGGTAATTTTACACCTGGTGTTTCACCACAGTCGGGATGCTGAAATGGAATAGGATGCTCTGAGGATCATTTCTATCACAGTTGGAGTGTGAGAGCGAGGGAAAGACTAGATTATCTTTATCgaacagacaggagaggagagagaggtgttCTAATCATCTCGTTATAAGCCTGCAGCATCTTATCTGACATGCAAATGGTGTTATTGCCAGTTTGAAAAAATGACTGTTGTTTTTAACGTGAGGCTAATTTAAAGGCTAATTATCTGTGTCATAACTTGCCGGAGTGCAATATTGAAACAATTATTATGTAAACGATACCGCAacctccccttctgttcctaCCCACTCTCTCAATTTTTAATCGCTGCCACTTTgctgcctctcttcctcccatcATGTTCTCACTCACTCTTGCCTCCTCACCATTTTCCTGCGTctcttctctctcgctctttgtttccttttactGTCTCTTCCACATCCTtcctcatttctttccttttttttttttttgtcttttcttaatctctcctctcctcagagtACAACatctcagcagcagccatcGCCATCTTCAGTCTGTTCTTCATGATCCTGGGCACCCTGTGTGTCATCTTCTCTTTCGGGAAGGGGCGGGACTACCTGCTCCGGCCTGCTGGGATGTTCTTCGCCTTTGCAGGTCAGGCATGACAGATAAAGTGAATCACAGATCAGGCTTTGTGTGGCACTCTTGTCTTGGAGCTACAGCTCAACTTGAAATGAGGTGTGTCAGTGCCATCATCACGCACGCCTTTCCTTTTTGTGATGAATGTTGCAGCTAAGTTAAAGAGATGACAGAGCCGATTCTTCTTTTTGGAGGTGGGAAGTACTGATAGTACAGTTCAAGGTATCTTAAAGTGTTGAATTAACTGTTACAGACTCAAAGTTGAATTTTTTTCTCCAGCAACCTGTTCTTTGCTCTTTGGCATGCAGGACTGTGCATCATCATTTCTGTCGAGGTCATGCGCCAGTCTGTCAAGCGTATGATTGACAGTGATGAGACCATCTGGATCGAATACTACTACTCTTGGTCCTTTACCTGCGCCTGCGCCTCCTTCACCCTGCTCATCCTCAGTGGAGTcgccctgctcctcatctccatGCCCCACATGCCACGTAACCCCTGGGAGACCTGCATGGACGCTGAGCCTGACACCTTAGATTAGCCACAGGTGACGCAACAGGCACGTCTGACGGCCTAGTTAAAATGATGAGGAAGTACAAGTGGTTTTGCCCTTTAACTACCTATTCCACATATTTATCATTACTGCAACCTATTTCCCAAAGCATTCGACACTTTTTAGCCTGATTTCCCGCCTTCCATGTTCATTAATTTCAGTTCATGttgataaaatattaaaatcaacTTGGAGAGACTTGTGATAGATAACCAGCCAcagcaaaaacaatgacattctTGTTATCTTGACATGTTGAAACAAAGCAGGACTTGTTTTAAAATCTCTTCCTTATTGGTGTGTCTTGAGACTTAAGAGTCTTCTGCCGCGCAGCACCTTTTTTTGAGTATTAAACTCACATCATCTATTTTTACAAGGTCCATCTGTTTATAGTTTATcgttattttatttaatttttggTATGCAAtgcttttcagctgcagtgtctgAAGTTTAGGTCGCTGGAACTGTTCACAAGCGCCTGAGCACAAGTGGGCCCTGCTTGCAACTGCATTACCACGTGACCAAAAAAGCAAAGTtttgcaaattcattttcagtctgtgatAAAATTGACTGGAAGTCAAGAAAAGATCAGTCAGTCAACAATGTGCAGTAGACTAACAGGagtaaaacatgcaaacacctTTGAAGTTTTTGACATGTTACAGTAGACCAAAAAAAACCACGCTCAAAATTACAATGTAAAATTGTAAATGATTGTTTGTGGATTATCTGACAACATCTGAACTGTCAACAGCTGCAGTTAATCATATTATAAATGTCACACTAATGAGAGTAAAATGattttcagatgctgttttaTACTTGActagaggaaaaaaatacagtgtgaCAACAAAAAGGCAAGACGTGATCAAAGATTTAGTCAGAGACCAGATAGAGATACAACAGACCAGGCGAGATctaaaagaaagaggaaaaaaaaaaaaaaaaagaagaaaaaggactGAATTAAAGTGTTCTACACCAAACCAGATAGAGACGGTGAGAAACTGCACGGTAACGCTTTGTTTAAAATGAAGTAGTGAATCGTTATAATGGGCTACTGTCACtgcagtcttttcttttctccaagGACTTTGTGCAATCAATCTGTGCCATTGATTGTCTGCAGAGAAACCTCTTGTCTGATACTCCCTTGTTGACATCAGTCATTTATTTCAGGTCAGTGTTCAAGACCCCCGATAATTTAAGTCCAGGGGATCCGATCTATAATATTGTCCATAGTATTTGGTGAGTCTCTGGGTTATGCTTTGTATGTTAGCAAATGAACTCTGCTTTGAGCATTTAAAGAAATAGCTACAACGCCAGAAATATACAGAGAAAGTTTAGAAATGAATTGACCGTTTGCTAAACCTCTGGCCTCAACAGCtattgtccaatcatagcttcAGAAGAGAAACAAGGTTTGACAGGATCGTCAAGCTAAAAATGAAGTGGTGGGCAAAGGGCTGCAAGAGCGACAGCCTGTACACAAAGGGTTTCATGGCGGTTTCATTCAAGCACAAAAAGTTTCTGTCGAGGTTGAAGTGAGGTTGACGTTAGCTTAACTTGCTAGTCAAATACAAATGCAAAAATCAAAAACTGACAGTCAGCCACCCGAAATGAGAAGACGGCTTTTGTCTGCCTTTGAAATCAAGGACTGAACCATTGTTGTGAAAATTACAAACAATTTTGAGGGAAATCCAGGAAATCTAATTGTGTCACTGAAAACTGCATCGTGCCATGTGAACATGGAAAGCTTGATGGCGGCGTGCGGCTAAGCAAACGGTCAGTTGGATTTTGCCCCGTAAGAGTATGGTCACACATTAGAGAAGAACATGAGCCAGTTGGCATCTTCACTTCAGCTTTAGTGATCGTTGATACGAGTGACGTTGATACTGTCATTAGCCTgaatttgtgcatgtgtgaccaTACTCTAACTTTGGCGTATGAAGCGCACCTACTCTTAAAATACATTATAAACATCCATAGAGAATTTCTTTCACTTTAAAAGAATATAGATGTTCGTGGAACTTTTTTATTTGCAATGTCTTGAATCGTTACTTTCCTTTCGGGACATGTAGGCCTAAAGCTAAAATATTTAGGATAAGTATGACAcagatgacattttcatttaagtATTGCTATTGATTGTAAAATGGTACCTTAAAGTTTAAATACTATTCTGTTCTGTAGACAACTATATTGTTGCTGTCAGATGAAAACCTCATTCagactttctttcatttgtttgtctaATTATTTTGATGTTCAAATCATAAATGACCTTTTCAGTTCGAGTGcaaccaataaaaacacaagaatcaGTTTTCACCTGACAGCAGTAATTTTTATTTGCCTCTTTTTCATGCATAGATCTCACACAAGGGTCGTGTATTAGCAAAACAGTCCTCTACGCctaatgtgttatttttcagtGAGTCACTTTGGCCCTGAAGTCATTCAGCCAGTGCAGGTGCAGTGAAATTAAAGTTCCATAAATGACGCTGTTTCACAGGGGAACACAAGAAGAAATGATTACATTTAGCTCTGAGGTCCATCTGACAggaacatttccatttttcttacTGCGATCACAAAAATTACTTGGTCATTGTACAGGTTTGTATTTTATAGAATTGAAACAATAcctgtattttttcattttattgactATTTTATATAATCTGCAATGATCACATGGATCCTGCCATCATACTCAGCTGTTGGCCTGTACTTTAAATTTACATGTGAATCATAAGAGATGTTACATACAATAATCCCATAGGATTATAATCTCATGCCAATGTATTTGTGACAAAAGACTCACCCAGAGTTTAGTATTTCTTCCAAACAATATCCTTgatctgtattttattttagatttgtaAATGCTTGGATTAAGTACTCTATGTTCATGGTTGTCTTTTTTCAaaagaaatataataaaacttccaaaatattcaaaattcCACTTTGGTTCGTTTTTATATGTTTatctacagacagagagagtcaaTGGATAAACACTTATTGGGAAAATAAAAGTGACATCTCCGTTCTTTTCAAAGAATTCAGCCATCCCTGTGTCATCGCTCACGCATTCACAGACTCGATTTGGTCCAGGAACCTCTGAACCAGAAAATGTGGCCGAATTGAGAAACAACCCTATTGGAAATGCTCCGGAGACCTTATACACTGCAGGTCAGGGCTTTTCAGGGCTGGATGTGATAAATGCACCAAGCTCCCTAAATCATTCATGAGGCCTTTACCATAGAGCAATGAGACCAGCAGGAGCAGAGCGTACATTAAGACACAACTGTATTTACTCTCTGCTGCCTACGTTGGTTTTGATATTGTTTGTAATACCTTTTTCCATGTGAGAAGCAATATCATGCCAATTaagataacacacacaaaaatgtattGTACTTATGGATCCTACATTTTTTGCACCTTTGGTAATTTGTGCATAGTCCAAGGCTGAAGCACAAAGTAGCTGGTAGAATATATGGCAATCTGTTTGCATTTATTAATGCTGGAGGCGAGATTTTGTGCAGAGACAAAGGTAGGTCCATAAATAACTGTAACTTGTTTAACAGAccaaaaaagagacaaaaaaaaagactaagCAGGATTAAACTTCGCCAATGATACAGCCCATGTGTGCTATActctcacactctttctcaCAGAggctcctctgagcagctgccTAGCTCTCCGAATTTTAAATAACTGATGCCCACAAAGCTGGAAAAGGCTGTAAGATGATAGCCAAACATAGCCATTTCCTCTCTTCGTCatgtaattaagaaatggcaGCTAACGGGAACAGTGGGCGTCAAGTTGAAGTCTGGAACCAAGAAAACTTTGAGAGCTGCTTGTTGGACCATGCAAATCAAACCCCTCATTTGATGGTGGTGCACTGTTCTACTGtgacacctgcacaaatatgaccttcaCTGGAGAGTAATCAGAGGAAAACCTTTCCTGCATCCTCACAATTCAGCATCAGAAGTTTACAAAAGAACATCTAAGCAAGCCCGAGGCGCAAGCTGAAGGTTTTTTGCCATGGCCCTCAAAGTCTCATGACCTCAACATCATTGAAAATCCTCAAAATAGCAGCGCATGCAAGACGGCTcaagaatctcacagaactaGAAGCCTCGTGCAGGaagaaaatcccccaaacaagaactgaaagactcCTGACCAgctacaaaaagcctttacaagGTGCCAAAGGTGGCACTAGTAAgttgtaagataagataagataagataagactgtggtgcccaaacttttgcttcagagtcttttctttttatgttattttgaaaCTTTCAGACATGGAAATACAAAAGTAACCTTGCTTAAATTATTGAAGattttcatctttaactttttggaaatgaaatctggtcatgtgaccacagctAGGCGTAGCCTCAGAAATGCCACTGGTTTGTCTCACCTTTGTGTCACTTTGTTGATGAGGGAAGTCGACGTTTGCAGGAGTCATCCAGTCCTTTGAGTCACTGCTATGAATGTAAAGCTGTCAGTCCCTTTCCTGACCTCTGACTGAGTGCTGTCAAAGCTGTTACTATTCtctacacacagcagcacagtacaAGCATTTTCCATTCAGCCGTGTCCCTCGGAGAGCGTATGAGCTggcaaaaaatgtttaaaatcacAGGGTTGGATTTCTTGCAAGTCTAGTGgacagggaagaaaaagaacatgaaATGACATTGATGTGACTGAGCGTGGtgtgatgacagcagcagagagaccCGGAGAAATGCAGAACATCCTGAAAGAGCAGAGATGGAtccttgtgttgttttgtcagtgttttgtctttttggctCAAtaagaataaaagaagaagaagaagaagaagaggacatgATCCTCCAAAGAGCTGTGAAGTTCTGCCAGCAGCgcaaaggaaacaaacagagactGAGCTTGAACTTTTAGACAAAGTGCTCAgcattaaatattttaataaatCAAAGCATAAGCTGACAAAACCTGCAGCTAaaattgctgctgttttctttgatcCAAATACCCACACATGCAGAACTTGCAAATAGTCAAATGCTTACTTCTGTGTATCTTGTTGTAACACCACAGGTGTTGGTATTGGGACCTTTGTAACAGCATcttaattttctctctctcactctaaATGATATGATATCACTTGAgctatatttcacattttactgatcattttgatgttttttttttgttcttataccttttttttctcactggaTTCAATGTAAAGAGACAGAGCGCAAAGAAAGCTGATCTACTCGACTGAACTAAGCTCTTCACCTCAGGCAGACGGTGAAACTGACACTCAAGTTAGCCTGAAGTGCTACTTTCACCCCAactctgcttgtgtgtgactgtatcTCTCTTTCCTTCAGTCATAcctgcctctctttccctctgacGCTCTGACAGTTTCTATCCATCCTCGTTATCGTGTCCTTTTTTGTttgcagctctctctgctgcccaCACTCTTTACTCCGCATCCCCAATTCTCCCTCTTCAAccgcatttttcttttttgtccttttctttctctgtcacacatctctttttctcctgatatttttctctattttcttcgTCTTtatctctttgtgtctcttttttgcCTGGCAGCAGATTATGcccccctcctttctcctctgtgttccaCTTCATTAATCAccctgtttctttgttttccctctcctgAGTCGGCTTcaatcttctcctcttttctcttctcgtctccttttcctctgtttcctttccCCTCTTTGACGCTTTCCTCTGCAggcagtgacagtgagccatTGGTTCATCCCCACCTTCTTTTTATCAGctttttccctcctcccctccctccctctctctatctttctgCTCCAGTGCTCTCTCAAGCAGGCACTCTGCTGCCTAATGACTTGGATCGGTAGTGACTGTTGAGTGGAGATAGACCTGTAATAAGGCAATACAATCCAGTGCAAGAGTGCAATGCACTACCAGTGCCTCATCTGTACATACTATACAGTGCACACTGCACTGTGGCCTGGAGGGACAGGAGCTGACGGAGCATGGATGTGGAGACGAGATGTCCTCTGGGCTGAGAGTGCTTGACTAAATCACATATGTTTAACTGCTTTgagagtgaaaagagaaaagagtgtgcTATGATTTATGGAAGAGGAGACTGTATTTCAACAAATGAACACTGGCTTTAAGGTCCATGTATGTGCGTGAATCATCAGCTCGGTTATGTTGATCACAAGGTTCACATAACTTGAAGTAACATTTGGAAATTGGTACAGAACGAGAGGGGCTGACGTGAAAAAGATATTTCATGCCTGATGAGCCCTGTCTCTAAGAAATGatgtttatatacaactaattagcaacagcaaatagaCTTTCGAAGGAAACGTAAAGCAGACCAATTACATTttgtattaacataatgaggaaatgctgTTAATTAATGTACCTGACAAGTTGTAAAGAAGTGCAGATACTGAAGGTTTGTTTCCTGACAATGCAATTCAACTTGCAATGCACTACCTACGCATTGTGACTACAGCATTATTcaaatttttatgttttttatgttgttatGTTGAAGCACCGATAGCACTATTAGGGAAAGCTCATGGTGTGTTTAATACAGTTTAATtctgttgcctaaacctaaccgcAGTCTGGACATGAACCCTGAATTCTGGGGTCAGAGACCTGACTTCAAACACCCACCATCCACTCTGACCAACTCCCTGCAACTCCAGCGTGTTACACAAACGCAGCGTTTCATTCACTCAAGCAAGCATTGACTCTGAACATGATCCAGGCAATGATTATGTTTGTCAGCACGATATAATTAGGAATGCAAACTAGTTAGCCTGGCCTACTGTTGGATGTTCATCTGAGTCATCATCTGAGTTATTGTGTCTGATGACCTTTTATAGTTTAAAAACAATAGCTTGACAAAGGTTAGATGCCTCTGTAACCCTCTGTGTTCTTCACACCATGAAAATGCTCTCCAGAGTGAACAAATCTGCGGAAACCAGCCTCATGTTTTAGATGGCTAAAACTGAGCTGATGGGAAATTATGACGCAAGAATGCTCCaactgtgtgtgagacaaataATAAGATACACTCTACTGCCCTGGGGCAAAAGTGTTTATCATGGCTACACAGTCATAGATGAGATGAATCATACCAATGGGAATAATAGTGCACGCTATTTGGACAGTTTCTCCTCAAAGGCCTTGTTTGTACAAGTGGAGgtggatgaatgaaaagaaaaagagagaaaaagttgaaatcctgcacactggggCACATCAGTGGCTTAGTGGTCAAGCTGCTGACCGTGAGTTCCTCGGTTTCAAGTCCGGCAAGGAACCTTTGCTGCATCTCTGCGACTGCACTGTTTCTTGCCTCCACACACCTGGACAATTGCTGTGTAAATTGGGCATGATTGTGTGATTGTTGGTTGTGGAAAACTACAGCAATTGTGAGGCAGTGTGGGGGGTTGAGATGCTGTTTGATGAttctttcagtcttttaaaGGTCTCTATAGCTGATCACATACTACAAGCATTTATCTGCATACCCCCTCCATATGCATGTCGTTGCCCTTTTTGCTTTGGGCATCTAGAACTACTGTGGATGGATTTACATGGTGTTAATTAAAAGCCCGATGCGTCTAATCTCAGCAATGTGCAGTACGTTTCCCTGGGTCAATATGTTGAAATCACCCACCCACAGCTTAAAGCCTCCTAATGTTATATGCCTTGAAGCCTACACCCTCAAATTTG of the Chaetodon auriga isolate fChaAug3 chromosome 16, fChaAug3.hap1, whole genome shotgun sequence genome contains:
- the cacng1b gene encoding voltage-dependent calcium channel gamma-1 subunit, whose product is MFEEQATKVKITSVVIVVGMSSMLAAVVTDHWAVLSPRVEKLNATCEAAHFGLWRLCKKSIFIVEEDPQGKGCGPISLPGAKNCSYFKHFTSGEEAEVFEVKTQKEYNISAAAIAIFSLFFMILGTLCVIFSFGKGRDYLLRPAGMFFAFAGLCIIISVEVMRQSVKRMIDSDETIWIEYYYSWSFTCACASFTLLILSGVALLLISMPHMPRNPWETCMDAEPDTLD